ATGAGTCGCTGAGGGCGTTCCTGATGAGGTGTAGCACCAGGTCCTTTTGGGTTATGAGTTTTGAGTTGCATCCTCTCCAGAAGGTGTGGATCGACATATAGGATAAGCAGCTCCCTGAGTTTCTTATGGTTCTTTGCATGTTGCTTGATGAGTGAGAGCACCTCCTCCTGCCTCTCCTTGTTCTTGGTGGTATTGAGGAATTGGATCAATCCGCTGATATGGAGTTGATCGGCCAAGGTGGTGATCAGGTCTGAAAGCTGTGGGCTCAAAGGTCCCTCATGTGATTCCAATATATAGGAGAGTCGGTTATCCAGTACTTTTGCAAGGATTGTCTTTTGCTGTGATGAAATCTGCTTTTCAAATCGCGTAAGCAACAGGAATATCAGCGATGGAGAGCGCTCGCTCATCTCTGTAAGCCCTTGGACCAGATCATCATGCAACCTGGTATGATTTGAGTATGCAAGCATCTCATGAATCAGACGCTTATCCTGAAGATTGGCATATGCCTTGATTACATAGGGAAGCGTATCCTGAAAGTGAGGTTCCTTGAACTCTGGAACAAGCAAGCGCTGCGGGAAATGCCGGCAAAGTGCTTTCAGTGCGGTATTGCGGACCTGTTTATTGGGAGTTTGTGCTTGTTCGACCAGATATTCCTTGAGCGATTCAGTCGAATAGAGCAGGGCATACTCACAAATGAGCAGTCGCATAGCAGGACTTTTTCGATTCAGCCGTTTGAGAAGATAGGGAAGCAACTGACTCTTGTATCCCAACAGGAGGGAGCGGTAGCGGCCAGCCATCCAGGAAGTGGAGTAATGGAGTTTCCTGAGCATGATGGAAAGTGCTTTTTTCTCTCCTATGCGCGCCAGTGCCTGAAACAGATAGAGGATAACCACCGGGTTTTTCTCTTGTTTTAGTGCATCAAGCAATGTTTCCTTGATCTTAGGGACCTTTGCGAAATTTCTGAGTTTTGCAGCTGCCTCGATTCTTCCTAGTGCGGAGAACCCCCCTAGTCGCTTACCTATCTTTTTCATGTAGGAGGTATCGGTCAGATGATTGAGAAATTGTAGTTCCAACGCCTCATTGAACCGTAATGCTGGAGAAAGTCGGGAGAAAAGCCTGAGCAGGTCTTTTGTCTTGAATGCTTCCAGATGAAGCGTCTCGTATTGCAATTGTTCAAGCAAGCGCTTCTCAAGCGATCGTTCTTTTCTCTCTTGTAACCCTCTTGCCAAACGAGTGGTCAAGATGGCAAGCAAGAGGAGAAGATCAAAACAGAGGACTCCAATTGTCAAGCTGATGGCTAGTGCATTAGACAACTCAAGCCCCCTTCTTAGCAAGTATCTCGATCAGGCCAACCAGCTCATAGAGTGCGATAGGGCGGGAGAAAAAATGCATGATGCCTAAACTCTGTGCACGCTTTACCGTTTGCTCCTGTTTGTTCACTGACATGAGGATGAAAGGAATCTTGCCGGCAGAGGGAGTTGCCAGCAGTTGTTTTCTCAATGTGAGTCCGCTGATTTTTGGGATAAGCAACTCACAAAGAATGAGATCCACAGAGTCAGTAAGTACACTCTCCTTTGCTGCAAGACCATTGTCTGCGGTAAGCACACGAAGTGATTGCTTTTCCAGGGTGTGTTGGACCAGGTCACGGGAAAACCCAGGGTTGTCAACCAGCAGCACAGTAAATACAGCTCTACTGCTGGCAGCATTTGTTGAGCTGGAGACAACGCCTCCTCCCTGCTTCTTTGCCAAACGAACTCTGAACAGGGTTGATTGGTTCACCAGCAGAGCCATTTGTTCAGGGTCTTGGTGTAGTGCTTTCGGTATTTCTGAAGAGTGGAAAATGCCCATGGAAACATTGATGGGGACGATGAATCGATCATCTTCGTGAATCAGGTTTCTCAGCTTTGTGACGCGATCGATGACCTCATCTTTTTCAATGGATACATAGAGAAGTGCAAATGCACTGCCTCCTATACGACAAACCTGCACCTGTGACTCTACATGTTCGATCAGAAGTGTAGCAAGCAAGCGAAGTGTCTTATCTCCTTCTATACTTCCGAAATCGAGATTGATCCGATCCAGGTTGTCAATATTCATCACACATGAGGTGATGGTCTTCTTCTGGGTGGATATTCCAGAGAGCTCCTTCTCCAGCCATGCCAGATAGAACTCCTGGTTATACAGCTTTGTGATCGGGTCACGATGCAAGTCTTCTTCAAATTTCTTGAGCTGGGTCTGGAGAAGTTGCACTTGCCTTCTGTTCTCCTCTGTTTCTGTTTGAGAGCGGAACAGAACAGAATTCAGTGATTCAGGAAGAGGTATCCCAAATTTTTTGCATAAGAGTTCAACCATGCTGGAAATCGAGGCAAGATACTGTGTTCCTGAGCGTTGTTCTCCCAAGAAACTGAAGAATGCATTCCAAATTGAATCATCGTCGATACTACTCTTCATTATCTTTCGGAGTTTTGTGTTCACAGTGAAAGGGCTCTGCTTGAACAGCGCCCTGATTTCCTCTGCCCCATGGATGGTTATCAGGCGGGTGAGAATCTGGTCGAGCAAGCTCCTGACACCTCCCTCTTCGTCCAGGTCCTTGATGGGTATCTCCAAGAAGAGCCCGCAAGGTAATTTTTTGAGTGTAGCAATTGCTGGTTCAATCAATGCCTTTGGCAGAATAGAACCGTGTTGAGGGCAGATCATATTCAGTGGATAACTATCCAGAAGATCCATTGCAGATGCAAGGATGTCGTGGCTTGGCATGTAGACTTCGTGGAATGCAATCATACCATCCAGATAATCCTCATCAGCATAAAGATGCCAATCAGCGGTAACAGAGCCGAACAGGTCCCCACTTACCAAGACCTGCTGCCTGGGAAGGTAGCTCATGATCGCGCCAGGAAAATGCAGGTAGGGAGTGAAGATAATCCCTATGGATTCTCCACTCTTCATGGTATAAGAGAATTGATGGTAATTCACCAAGTAGAATGCACTATGTATACCATAGTATTGAATCAACAAGGCAGCACGTTCATGACAACAGATAACCCCGTTGAAACCTGCTTTCTCAAGCAGGGGGATGGCCATGCATAGGTCAGGGTCTTGATGACTGCAGACGATTGCCTCCAGATGTGAGAGGGGTATCAGGCTTTTCACCTTCTCGATGACAATCTCTCCATCCAAGGCTGATCCAGGATCAAACAAGACCCCAGTCTCTCCACTGATATAGAGATATGGGTTGCATTGCAGGTACTTGTGGGTGTTCTCTGAACCAACCCAAAAGAGATTATCTGCAATTTTCACAGGTTTGGAGAGGTCACTCATTGTTCGCTCCTCTTTTCGTGGAAATACGTCTGTAGTATTTCATAACTTTGCTTCAATCGTTGTTGGTACACCGGTTGGTTCCAAGGATTCCAAGTGAATGAAATACCGGGGATGCTGTCACTCATCATTCCACTATCTTTTTCTATGACCAAGACGCTGAGCACCAGACCGTCGGTTGCTGAAGTGGTTATTACATCCCTGAGTGGGTCGCTGTAGTAGACTCGCTCATCGTCCAATACTTGCAGAGAAGAAGGGTCGCTGATATTGATCCGTGTCCACGGGATTCTCACGGTAAGCATATTGCCTTCTTTGTGCCAATGGTTGGTTGATCCTAGAAGGTTCCCATACCGTAAATGGCTTGCGTCCTCATAGTGGGGTTCAATGATGGTCCCATCCTCAAGTGCTCGCTTCTTATTGATCAATTTTACCAACGGGGTGAACTGCCCATCTCTGGTGAGCCCAGGAGAGGTGGAGAAGTTGTAGCGGGTATAGTTTGCTTCATCCAAGGCAAGAAGCTGGGAGTCCTCTTCTGAGTTAATCATCACAACGTATTCCATTCCAGACGATGCCTCATAGGGGAGGTCTGGGGTATATCTGAGCTCACCTCTATTGCGATAGAGGGTATCAATTCCAATAATCAGTTGTTCCTTTTCAAGATTTAGAGGCCGCAAAAAAGTGAAGTCAAACCAAAGGAAGGAGGCATCAGCGCGTACTTCCATGGTTTTGATAAGATCCTGTGTTCCCGTAACTACCATGCTCCGTTTGGGTTTCACTGCCTCATATGCCAGGATTCCATAGTTCTGCTCGGGATCTACCGCATTATGCCAGAGTATCTGACGGTCATAGGGAATCATATACGGCTCGGTGGTCCACGTCTTTTTTGCCCACTCATCCATCCATGCGAAGATAATTCCCCCGCTATAGCCCTCTCTCTCCATTGCTTCAAACATGCGGATGATCATCTCCCCTTGGTCCTGTTCGCTTAGTCCCCCATGATGGTAGCCATCTGGGCTGTAATGGGCATTGCCCATACCTGTAGCTATGCCGAATTCTGCAACCACTGC
This sequence is a window from uncultured Sphaerochaeta sp.. Protein-coding genes within it:
- a CDS encoding diguanylate cyclase — protein: MSDLSKPVKIADNLFWVGSENTHKYLQCNPYLYISGETGVLFDPGSALDGEIVIEKVKSLIPLSHLEAIVCSHQDPDLCMAIPLLEKAGFNGVICCHERAALLIQYYGIHSAFYLVNYHQFSYTMKSGESIGIIFTPYLHFPGAIMSYLPRQQVLVSGDLFGSVTADWHLYADEDYLDGMIAFHEVYMPSHDILASAMDLLDSYPLNMICPQHGSILPKALIEPAIATLKKLPCGLFLEIPIKDLDEEGGVRSLLDQILTRLITIHGAEEIRALFKQSPFTVNTKLRKIMKSSIDDDSIWNAFFSFLGEQRSGTQYLASISSMVELLCKKFGIPLPESLNSVLFRSQTETEENRRQVQLLQTQLKKFEEDLHRDPITKLYNQEFYLAWLEKELSGISTQKKTITSCVMNIDNLDRINLDFGSIEGDKTLRLLATLLIEHVESQVQVCRIGGSAFALLYVSIEKDEVIDRVTKLRNLIHEDDRFIVPINVSMGIFHSSEIPKALHQDPEQMALLVNQSTLFRVRLAKKQGGGVVSSSTNAASSRAVFTVLLVDNPGFSRDLVQHTLEKQSLRVLTADNGLAAKESVLTDSVDLILCELLIPKISGLTLRKQLLATPSAGKIPFILMSVNKQEQTVKRAQSLGIMHFFSRPIALYELVGLIEILAKKGA